A genomic region of Deinococcus misasensis DSM 22328 contains the following coding sequences:
- the rpoC gene encoding DNA-directed RNA polymerase subunit beta': MKDFKKVRIALASPEKIRDWSFGEVEKPETINYRTLRPEREGLFDERIFGPTKDYECACGKYKRQRYEGKVCERCGVEVTKSVVRRYRMGHIDLATPCAHIWYVKDTPSKIGTLLDLTANQLEQVLYFSKFIVIDPQNAMRDGRPLKRGELLSDEEYRELRYGRQETYGISAGTEAEVRDGEYVTKGQVLAGNVVSRIDGLAQYRFPRRTEIHYRESKVAQLNLPAGSLVEMDAFRAGEILADLTADFELNAPVAGTAFVTDLGEDSVLIEIKDGNNKVLSTLYVPHGTEVLVAHGEIVEEGTMLAKAAAGKTLRTSRASNLSGVGTKKKSGITEVTVNWTRIASYDVKPSMHFLVGDGTEVLSGQKVVGAIDEEEEIYAEADGTVYLHQPASIVVSKARVYPYNDEPLVVNGDRVAPGDDLADDGRVKSEISGRVEIDLVRQQVRIIESYDFTAKMGAEAIKELLDDLDLPTLEAELAEQMKDSSRHKRAKARKRLEVARSFVRSGNNPSWMILATVPVMPPDLRPMVQVDGGRFATSDLNDLYRRLINRNNRLKKLMQQGAPDMIIRNEKRMLQEAVDALIDNGRRGTPVTNPGSERALRSLTDLLGGKQGRFRQNLLGKRVDYSGRSVIVVGPQLRLHQCGVPKRMALELFKPFLFKVLEEKGEVSNIKQARKMLERYRDTRDSVWDALEEVIEDKVVLLNRAPTLHRLGIQAFEPVLVEGQSIQLHPLVCEAFNADFDGDQMAIHVPLSAQAQAEARIQMLSAHNLLSPAHGEPNVKPSRDIILGIFTLTQIRTDNLGAGSEFDSPAEALESLEAGHINLNSPIKVAGKDTSAGRIKYVFSNPEEALHAVERGEIDMQDHVRIRFKGKLEETTAGRVFFYNIVAEAVAEDGTTVPENLMNIHTVYEKDALKDIIVDSFKRLGVEKTARLLDALKDSGFKLSTTSGVTIGIDDVVIPTQKAEIIAEADEKLDEINTMADMGFLTEEERYKQVIQLWNETTDRVKNAVFKNFEQNYPFNPLWIMSQSGARGNPQQIRQLAGMRGLMARPDGSTYPVPIKASFREGLTVLEYFISTHGARKGGADTALRTADSGYLTRKLVDVAHEVVVRDEDCETTDYSVVAVGHYDDRSGKWTPRKTSEIETSLYGRTLAMDLDSSNLSLPTGHMLSVEDLRILVKNTEEIKEVYVRTPLNCRVKSGVCQKCYGYDLSQAKTVSLGEAVGVVAAESIGEPGTQLTMRTFHTGGVAGGSDITLGLPRVIELFEGRKPKVKAVLADRDGAVQIVEEEDRYLVKIQADDEAFSSKTAIKIDRDQYRMIVRDGDRVEAGQPLTRGAINPHELLEFKGTQATEQYLVDEVQRVYRNQGVKVHDKHIEIIVRQMLKFVEVTDGGDTDLLEGQVVERQEVDGLNERQEEGQTSASWKPVLLGITKSSLSTQSWLSAASFQHTTHVLTEASIAGRVDELIGLKENVILGKLIPAGTGLDLVRKLQIADARTLERYAKPSVEQERAPSNRSDSGIQPGLAD; the protein is encoded by the coding sequence GTGAAAGACTTCAAAAAAGTCAGAATTGCTCTGGCCAGCCCCGAGAAGATCAGAGATTGGTCTTTCGGCGAGGTCGAGAAACCTGAAACCATCAACTACCGCACCCTGCGCCCCGAGCGCGAAGGTCTGTTCGACGAGCGGATCTTTGGTCCCACCAAGGACTACGAGTGCGCCTGCGGTAAATACAAGCGCCAGCGCTACGAAGGCAAAGTCTGTGAACGGTGCGGAGTGGAAGTCACCAAGAGTGTCGTCCGCCGTTACCGCATGGGTCACATTGACCTTGCCACCCCCTGCGCCCACATCTGGTACGTCAAAGACACCCCTTCCAAAATTGGCACGCTGCTCGACCTGACCGCCAACCAACTGGAACAGGTGCTGTACTTCAGTAAGTTCATCGTGATTGACCCCCAGAACGCCATGCGCGATGGTCGCCCGCTCAAACGTGGTGAACTCCTGTCCGATGAGGAGTACCGTGAATTGCGTTACGGCCGTCAGGAAACCTACGGGATTTCCGCTGGCACCGAAGCCGAAGTGCGCGACGGCGAGTACGTGACCAAAGGTCAGGTGCTGGCTGGCAACGTGGTGAGCCGCATTGACGGTCTGGCCCAGTACCGCTTCCCCCGCCGCACCGAAATCCACTACCGCGAAAGCAAAGTGGCCCAGCTGAACCTGCCCGCAGGCAGCCTTGTGGAAATGGATGCTTTCCGTGCCGGTGAGATTCTGGCCGACCTGACCGCCGACTTCGAACTGAACGCCCCCGTGGCCGGTACCGCCTTCGTGACTGACCTCGGTGAGGACAGCGTTCTGATCGAAATCAAAGACGGCAACAACAAAGTGCTGTCCACCCTGTACGTGCCCCACGGTACCGAAGTGCTGGTGGCCCACGGCGAAATCGTCGAGGAAGGCACCATGCTGGCCAAAGCCGCCGCCGGGAAAACCCTGCGCACCAGCCGCGCCAGCAACCTGAGTGGCGTGGGCACCAAGAAAAAATCCGGCATCACCGAAGTGACCGTGAACTGGACCCGCATCGCCTCTTACGATGTGAAGCCCAGCATGCACTTCCTGGTCGGCGACGGCACCGAAGTGCTCTCTGGTCAGAAAGTGGTCGGGGCCATTGACGAGGAAGAAGAAATCTACGCCGAAGCAGACGGCACGGTGTACCTGCACCAGCCTGCTTCCATCGTGGTTTCCAAAGCCCGAGTTTACCCCTACAACGATGAACCCCTCGTGGTGAACGGTGACCGCGTGGCCCCCGGCGACGACCTCGCCGATGATGGCCGCGTCAAGAGTGAAATCTCGGGTCGCGTGGAAATCGATCTGGTGCGTCAACAGGTGCGCATCATCGAGTCCTACGACTTCACCGCCAAGATGGGTGCCGAAGCCATCAAGGAACTGCTGGACGATCTGGACCTCCCCACCCTGGAAGCCGAACTGGCCGAACAGATGAAGGACTCCAGCCGCCACAAGCGCGCCAAAGCCAGAAAACGTCTGGAAGTGGCCCGTTCCTTTGTCAGAAGCGGCAACAACCCCAGCTGGATGATTCTGGCCACCGTGCCGGTCATGCCCCCAGACCTGCGTCCCATGGTTCAAGTGGACGGCGGACGCTTTGCCACCTCCGACCTCAACGACCTGTACCGCCGTCTGATCAACAGAAACAACCGTCTGAAGAAGCTGATGCAGCAAGGCGCTCCAGACATGATCATCCGCAATGAGAAGCGCATGCTGCAAGAAGCTGTGGACGCGCTCATCGACAACGGACGCCGTGGCACCCCTGTGACCAACCCCGGCTCTGAACGTGCACTGCGCTCCCTCACCGACCTGCTGGGTGGTAAACAAGGCCGCTTCCGTCAGAACCTGCTGGGTAAGCGTGTGGACTACTCTGGCCGTTCCGTGATCGTGGTCGGTCCCCAGCTCCGTCTGCACCAGTGCGGTGTTCCCAAGCGTATGGCTCTGGAACTCTTCAAGCCCTTCCTGTTCAAGGTGCTCGAAGAGAAAGGTGAAGTCTCCAACATCAAGCAAGCCCGCAAGATGCTGGAACGTTACCGTGACACCCGAGACAGCGTGTGGGACGCCCTCGAAGAAGTCATCGAAGACAAAGTGGTGCTGCTGAACCGCGCCCCCACCCTGCACCGTCTGGGCATTCAGGCCTTCGAACCCGTGCTGGTGGAAGGCCAGTCCATCCAACTGCACCCTCTGGTCTGTGAAGCCTTCAACGCCGACTTCGACGGTGACCAGATGGCCATCCACGTGCCCCTGTCCGCTCAGGCTCAGGCAGAGGCCCGCATCCAGATGCTGTCTGCACACAACCTGCTCTCCCCTGCACACGGTGAACCCAACGTCAAACCTTCCCGGGACATCATTCTGGGGATCTTCACCCTGACCCAGATCCGCACCGACAACCTCGGTGCAGGCAGCGAATTCGATTCTCCTGCCGAGGCTCTGGAATCTCTGGAAGCTGGCCACATCAACCTCAACAGCCCCATCAAAGTGGCTGGCAAGGACACCAGTGCAGGCCGCATCAAGTACGTGTTCTCCAACCCCGAGGAAGCCCTCCACGCTGTGGAACGTGGCGAAATCGACATGCAGGACCACGTGCGCATCCGCTTCAAAGGCAAACTTGAGGAAACCACCGCTGGCCGCGTGTTCTTCTACAACATCGTTGCCGAAGCCGTTGCCGAAGACGGCACCACCGTTCCCGAGAACCTGATGAACATCCACACCGTCTACGAAAAAGACGCCCTGAAAGACATCATCGTGGATTCTTTCAAGCGCCTCGGTGTGGAGAAAACCGCCCGTCTGCTGGATGCCCTGAAAGACTCCGGTTTCAAACTGTCCACCACTTCCGGTGTGACCATCGGCATCGATGACGTGGTGATCCCCACCCAGAAAGCCGAAATCATTGCCGAGGCCGACGAGAAACTGGACGAAATCAACACCATGGCCGACATGGGCTTCCTCACCGAAGAGGAACGCTACAAGCAGGTCATCCAGCTCTGGAACGAAACCACGGACCGCGTGAAAAACGCCGTGTTCAAAAACTTCGAGCAGAACTACCCCTTCAACCCCCTGTGGATCATGTCCCAGTCCGGTGCCCGTGGTAACCCCCAGCAGATCCGTCAGCTGGCCGGGATGCGCGGTCTGATGGCAAGGCCAGACGGCAGCACCTACCCTGTGCCCATCAAAGCGTCTTTCCGTGAAGGTCTGACCGTTTTGGAATACTTCATCTCCACCCACGGTGCCCGTAAAGGGGGTGCAGACACCGCTCTGCGTACCGCCGACTCCGGTTACCTCACCCGTAAACTGGTGGACGTGGCCCACGAAGTGGTTGTGCGCGATGAAGACTGCGAAACCACCGACTACAGCGTGGTGGCCGTCGGTCACTACGATGACCGCTCTGGCAAGTGGACCCCCCGCAAGACCAGCGAGATCGAAACCAGCCTCTATGGCCGCACCCTTGCCATGGATCTGGATTCCTCCAACCTGAGCTTGCCCACCGGACACATGCTCTCTGTGGAAGACCTGAGAATCCTCGTGAAGAACACCGAGGAGATCAAAGAGGTCTACGTCCGCACCCCCCTCAACTGCCGTGTCAAGAGCGGTGTGTGCCAGAAGTGCTACGGTTACGACCTGTCTCAGGCCAAAACCGTGTCTCTGGGTGAGGCCGTCGGTGTGGTGGCCGCAGAGTCCATCGGTGAACCCGGTACCCAGCTCACCATGCGGACCTTCCACACCGGTGGTGTGGCAGGTGGAAGCGACATCACCCTGGGTCTTCCCCGTGTGATCGAACTGTTCGAAGGCCGCAAGCCCAAAGTCAAAGCTGTCCTCGCTGACCGCGATGGTGCCGTCCAGATTGTTGAAGAAGAAGACCGTTACCTGGTCAAAATCCAGGCCGACGACGAAGCCTTCAGCAGCAAGACCGCCATCAAGATCGACCGCGACCAGTACCGCATGATTGTGCGTGATGGTGACCGTGTCGAGGCCGGACAACCCCTCACCCGTGGTGCCATCAACCCCCACGAGTTGCTGGAATTCAAAGGCACCCAGGCCACCGAGCAATACCTCGTGGACGAAGTGCAGCGTGTGTACCGCAACCAGGGCGTGAAGGTGCACGACAAGCACATCGAAATCATCGTGCGCCAGATGCTGAAATTCGTGGAAGTCACCGACGGTGGAGACACCGACCTCCTCGAAGGCCAAGTGGTGGAACGTCAGGAAGTGGACGGCCTCAACGAGCGTCAGGAAGAGGGTCAAACCTCTGCAAGCTGGAAACCTGTGCTGCTCGGGATCACCAAGTCCAGCCTCTCCACCCAGAGCTGGCTCTCCGCTGCAAGCTTCCAGCACACCACCCACGTGCTCACCGAAGCTTCCATCGCAGGTCGCGTGGACGAACTGATCGGTCTGAAGGAAAACGTGATCCTCGGAAAACTGATTCCTGCCGGTACCGGCCTCGATCTGGTGCGCAAGCTGCAAATTGCAGATGCCCGTACCCTCGAACGTTACGCCAAACCCAGCGTGGAACAGGAAAGGGCACCTTCCAACCGCTCTGACTCTGGCATCCAGCCCGGCCTTGCCGACTGA